The following proteins are co-located in the Mesorhizobium sp. M1E.F.Ca.ET.045.02.1.1 genome:
- a CDS encoding IS4 family transposase — translation MVLERMFARVSTGMRRLADTRAEKVAFTRLFRNRHVSTQEIIRTAAARTAELAAGRHVLIIEDSSEINYEAKASRKRGLGRVGNGTDIGLFVHPALAVDAVDGSVLGLAGATIWRREAEKADDYQALPIEAKESHKWIGTAKAACQALTDAPQMTVIGDREADIYEVFARLPDERTHVLIRAVRDRALGTRGERLFGAIAKTPEAGRIAFELQARPGRPARTVELAVRFTAVSLRQPRLGADSRDPRELTLNMVEVREIDPPSAKDAVIWRLLTTHSVETLADACRIVDLYRSRWSVEQLFRTVKSQAIDLEESLIADGDALERLAATALVVATKVMQLVHGRGSPGQRFQAAHLFDPTEITVLEVLIAKLEGKTQKQKNPHPTHTLAWAAWCIARLGGWNGYEKERPPGPITFTHGLRRFNAITHGFVLASQK, via the coding sequence ATGGTTCTGGAGCGCATGTTTGCGCGTGTCAGCACGGGCATGCGCCGGCTGGCCGACACGCGCGCCGAGAAGGTCGCGTTCACACGCCTGTTTCGCAATCGCCACGTGAGCACGCAAGAGATCATCCGCACGGCGGCGGCGCGAACCGCCGAACTGGCCGCCGGCCGCCACGTGCTGATCATCGAGGACAGCAGCGAGATCAACTATGAAGCCAAGGCTTCGCGCAAGCGCGGCCTCGGTCGTGTCGGCAATGGCACCGATATCGGGCTGTTCGTGCATCCGGCGTTGGCCGTGGATGCCGTGGACGGCTCGGTCCTTGGCCTTGCAGGCGCCACGATCTGGCGGCGCGAGGCAGAGAAGGCGGATGACTACCAGGCGCTGCCGATCGAAGCCAAGGAAAGCCACAAGTGGATCGGCACCGCCAAGGCGGCATGCCAGGCGCTGACCGACGCGCCGCAGATGACGGTGATCGGCGACCGCGAGGCCGACATCTACGAAGTGTTTGCAAGGCTGCCCGACGAGCGCACCCATGTGCTCATCCGCGCTGTACGGGATCGGGCCTTGGGCACGCGGGGCGAGCGCCTGTTCGGCGCGATCGCCAAGACGCCGGAAGCCGGCCGCATTGCCTTCGAACTGCAGGCCCGACCCGGCCGGCCGGCCCGCACCGTCGAACTGGCCGTTCGCTTCACCGCGGTGAGCTTGCGCCAGCCCCGCCTTGGCGCCGACAGCCGCGATCCGCGCGAACTCACGCTCAACATGGTGGAAGTGCGTGAGATCGATCCACCTTCGGCCAAGGACGCGGTGATCTGGCGGCTGTTGACCACCCACAGCGTCGAAACGCTCGCCGATGCCTGCCGCATCGTCGACCTGTATCGCTCGCGTTGGAGCGTCGAACAGCTGTTTCGGACCGTGAAGTCGCAGGCCATCGATCTGGAGGAAAGTCTCATCGCCGACGGCGATGCACTCGAACGTCTGGCCGCCACCGCTCTGGTCGTCGCCACCAAGGTCATGCAACTCGTACACGGGCGTGGTTCGCCGGGCCAGCGCTTCCAGGCCGCACACCTCTTCGATCCCACCGAGATCACCGTCCTGGAAGTGCTCATCGCCAAGCTCGAAGGCAAGACCCAAAAGCAGAAGAACCCGCACCCCACGCACACGCTCGCCTGGGCCGCCTGGTGTATCGCCAGGCTCGGAGGCTGGAACGGCTACGAAAAGGAACGCCCGCCAGGGCCCATCACCTTCACCCACGGCCTCAGACGCTTCAACGCCATCACACACGGCTTCGTTCTGGCCTCGCAAAAATGA